A single Pseudomonas putida DNA region contains:
- a CDS encoding FMN-binding negative transcriptional regulator produces MYNSKPHQEHDLERLHQHMRDTRLAVLISHGQQGLLATHLPVLLDTSEGEFGTVYAHLARANRQWQELEQGAEALLVFPGADAYVSPSYYPSKAENPKVVPTWNYLAVHAYGTAEVIHDAAPLLQIVSRLTDRHEQGRSKPWSVADAPADYLDGMLRAIVGIRLPIARLQGARKLSQNRSAQDIAGVRDGLGASPDYLDNQLAAHMRQL; encoded by the coding sequence ATGTACAACAGCAAACCCCATCAGGAACATGACCTTGAGCGCTTGCATCAGCACATGCGCGACACCCGTCTGGCTGTGCTGATCAGCCACGGGCAACAGGGCTTGCTGGCCACCCACCTGCCGGTATTGCTCGACACCAGCGAGGGCGAGTTCGGTACCGTCTACGCTCACCTGGCACGGGCTAACCGCCAATGGCAGGAGCTGGAGCAAGGCGCCGAAGCACTGCTGGTGTTCCCGGGTGCCGACGCCTATGTCAGCCCCAGCTATTACCCGAGCAAAGCCGAAAACCCCAAGGTGGTGCCGACCTGGAACTACCTTGCCGTGCACGCTTACGGCACAGCCGAAGTGATCCATGATGCTGCGCCGTTGCTGCAGATCGTCAGCCGCCTGACCGACCGCCACGAACAGGGCCGCAGCAAGCCCTGGAGCGTAGCCGACGCCCCCGCCGACTACCTCGACGGCATGCTCCGCGCCATCGTCGGCATCCGCCTGCCCATCGCTCGCTTGCAAGGCGCGCGCAAGCTCAGCCAGAACCGCTCGGCGCAGGATATTGCCGGTGTGCGCGATGGCCTGGGCGCCAGCCCGGACTACCTGGACAACCAACTTGCAGCGCACATGCGCCAACTCTGA
- a CDS encoding GNAT family N-acetyltransferase — translation MPSVTLRPVSAQDHAAWLALWQAYLRFYQTELADEVSLSTWQRLLDPNEPTHSTLAWVDGKAVGMVNFIYHRSNWSIENSCYLQDLYVDSNQRGLGIGRQLIEHVYATAKAAGCIKVHWLTHETNATAISLYEQVAERPGFIQFRKGL, via the coding sequence ATGCCCAGCGTCACCCTGCGCCCTGTCAGCGCCCAAGACCACGCCGCCTGGCTCGCCCTGTGGCAAGCCTACCTGCGCTTCTACCAGACCGAACTGGCCGACGAGGTAAGCCTCAGCACCTGGCAACGCCTACTTGACCCCAACGAGCCGACCCATTCGACCCTGGCCTGGGTCGATGGCAAGGCGGTGGGCATGGTCAACTTCATCTACCATCGTTCCAACTGGAGCATCGAGAACTCCTGCTACCTGCAGGACCTCTATGTCGACAGCAACCAGCGCGGCCTGGGCATTGGCCGCCAGCTGATCGAACACGTGTATGCCACAGCCAAGGCCGCCGGCTGCATCAAGGTGCACTGGCTGACCCACGAAACCAACGCCACCGCCATCAGCCTGTACGAGCAGGTTGCCGAGCGCCCGGGCTTCATCCAATTCCGCAAAGGGTTGTAG
- a CDS encoding GNAT family N-acetyltransferase, with translation MTDALNWKPAATPKAEPIDGRFIRLEKLDLARHGDDLWEVLQGPAADPVLWDYLPYGPFTERAAFDRWLQANAAGHDPLYYTVIDRASGQAQGVLTLMSIVPDHGRIEIGHIAFGAPMQRTPKSTEAVYLLGKLGFELGNRRLEWKCNNANARSKRAAERFGFTFEGVFRKHLVVKDHNRDTAWYSITDDEWPQVAAGFERWLSEANQQPGGQVETLEVCRKG, from the coding sequence ATGACTGACGCATTGAACTGGAAACCCGCCGCTACGCCCAAAGCCGAGCCCATCGACGGCCGCTTCATCCGCCTGGAAAAACTCGACCTGGCGCGCCACGGCGACGACCTCTGGGAAGTGTTGCAAGGTCCGGCAGCCGATCCGGTGCTGTGGGACTACCTGCCCTACGGCCCGTTCACCGAGCGCGCTGCCTTCGACCGCTGGCTGCAAGCCAACGCCGCCGGCCACGATCCGCTGTACTACACGGTCATCGACCGCGCCAGCGGTCAGGCCCAGGGTGTGCTCACGCTGATGTCGATCGTGCCCGACCACGGCCGCATCGAGATCGGCCACATCGCCTTCGGCGCCCCCATGCAGCGCACGCCCAAGAGCACCGAGGCTGTCTACTTGCTGGGCAAGCTCGGTTTCGAACTGGGCAACCGTCGGCTGGAATGGAAGTGCAACAATGCCAACGCCCGCTCCAAACGCGCGGCGGAGCGGTTCGGCTTCACCTTCGAAGGGGTGTTCCGCAAGCACCTGGTGGTGAAGGACCATAACCGCGATACGGCGTGGTACTCGATTACCGATGATGAGTGGCCGCAGGTCGCGGCGGGATTCGAGCGGTGGTTGAGTGAGGCGAACCAACAACCGGGCGGCCAGGTAGAGACCCTCGAGGTTTGCCGCAAAGGCTGA